The nucleotide sequence GGCTGCCGTCCGAAGCTTTGTAAGGATAGGAATACGAACCGTTTCTATTACCATCTATTTCTTTTTCCACAGAAGTGGTGGTCATACTATCTTTTTTTCCGTTGTCATCTACGGTTGTTGTTTCCGATGAATAGGTTTCTTTCATCATTTTACTGTCCTGATCTTTTTTGCAGGATAATAGAAGGCTTAGCACGGGTAGGCTTAGTAGGAGGAATGTTGGTCTCATCGATTCTGATTTTAAATTTTCTAAGCAATATTATCAAATTGTTTTCCAAAACAAGAAATTATCCCATAAAATTACAAATCTCTTTTGTTTAATCATCCGTATCGGCAAGAATAAAAATATCCTCGAAAAACAAGATTAAAACTGCTGCTATATTTTTTCTTAAATTTGCAGGTCAGATAAAAAGATCTGACTTCTTCTAATATAAATATCTAAAAGAATGTTACCAAAAATAAATCCGATACAAACCAAAGCATGGAAAGCCCTAGATCAGCACTTTGCAAACCACGATTTTGAGTTACGATCACTTTTCCAGTATAATCCAAACCGTTTCAATGAATTTTCGGTACAAACCGATTCCTATCTTTTTGATTTTTCAAAAAACCTCATCGATTCCAAAACTCTGGATCTACTTCTTGACCTTGCTGAAGAAGTTAAGCTTAAAGAAGCGATCGAAAAAATGTTTTCCGGCGATAAAATCAATGAAACTGAAGGAAGAGCTGTTCTGCATACTGCACTCAGAGATTTTTCCGATAAACAAATTTTAGTTGACGGAGATAATGTAAAACCAGCCATAAAGAAAGTTTTGGATCATATGAAATCTTTTTCAGAATCCGTTATTTCTGGCGTTCACAAAGGTTTTACAGGCAAGGAAATCGCAGATGTGGTCAATGTAGGAATCGGCGGTTCAGATCTTGGTCCGGTGATGGTCTGCTCTGCATTAAAACATTTTAAAACAAGGCTTAATGTTCATTTTGTATCTAACGTAGATGGCAATCATCTGGCCGAGGTTGTGAAGAACCTGAACCCCGAAACCACTTTGTTCATCATTGCTTCCAAAACATTTACCACACAGGAAACTATGACCAATGCCAACTCTGCAAAAAAATGGTTTTTGAAGTCTGGTGCTACAAATGAGGATGTCGCCAAACATTTTGTGGCATTATCAACGAATATTGAAGCTGTAAAAAAATTCGGGATAGCAGAAACAAATATTTTTGAGTTCTGGGATTGGGTTGGTGGCCGTTATTCGCTATGGAGCGCAATCGGATTGAGTATTGTTCTATCTGTCGGCTATGAAAATTTTGAACAACTGCTTAGAGGTGCGTATGATACAGATACGCATTTCCAGACCAAAGATTTTAGAGATAATATTCCTGTGTTGATGGGACTTTTAGGAATATGGTACAGAAACTTCTATGCAGCCGGAACCTATGCGATTTTGCCATACTCACAATATCTTGACCGTTTTGCGGCCTATTTGCAGCAATGTGATATGGAAAGTAACGGAAAATCTGTGGACAGAAACGGCCAATTCGTGGAGTATGAAACCGGGCCAATCATCTGGGGAGAACCTGGAACTAACGGTCAGCACGCTTTTTATCAATTAATCCATCAAGGAACAGAGTTGATTCCTGCGGATTTCATTGCTTATGCAAAATCTCCTAATGATGTAGGTGAGCATCAGGATATCCTTTTAGCAAACTATTTTGCGCAGACAGAAGCTTTAGCATTCGGGAAAACAGAAGATGAAGTTTTTGCAGAATTAAAATCATCTGGCAAAACGGAAGAAGAAATCGAAAAACTATTGAACTATAAAATATTTTCGGGAAATACGCCTACCAATTCTTTCTTATTTAAGGAATTGACGCCATTTTCATTAGGACAATTAATTGCTTTGTACGAGCATAAGATTTTTGTACAAGGTGTGATCTGGAATATCTTCAGTTTTGACCAGTTTGGAGTTGAATTAGGAAAGGTCTTGGCAGGAAAAATCCTTCCAGAGCTGGAAGCCGATGGAAACATTGAAACCCACGATAGCTCTACAAACGGATTGATTAATTATTATAAATCAAATCGATAAATTATGAAAATGGCTTGTTGGGAAAGGAACATTTCATTTTTTTGAACATAAATCTAAAAGTAAAAAGAAAGAACAATGGCAAAAATTCTAGATGGACTTAAAGTCTCAAAAGAAGTAAAAGCTGAAATCAAGCAAGAGGTAGAAAAAATATTGGCTAATAAAAGAAGAGCGCCACATTTGGTAGCGATTCTGGTAGGAAATAACGGCGCCAGTAAAGCCTATGTGAACAGCAAAGTAAAAGACTGCGAAGAGGTCGGTTTCTCCTCTACACTTATCAAATTTCCAAGTACAGTGTCGGAGGCCGAGCTGTTGGAAAAAATTGACGAGTTGAATAAATCAAAAGATGTAGATGGATTTATCGTCCAGCTGCCGTTGCCTAAACAGATTGATCAGGAAAAAATCATCATGGCAATAGACCCGCGAAAAGACGTCGATGGTTTTCATCCGGAAAATTTCGGAAAAATGGCACTGGAGATGGATACTTTCTTGCCAGCAACGCCATTTGGAATATTGACATTATTGGAAAGATATAACATCGAAACCAAAGGTAAGAATTGTGTCATCATTGGCAGAAGCAGGATTGTTGGAAAACCAATGAGTATCCTGATGGGAAGAAAAGATTTCCCGGGAAACTCTACGGTGACGCTAACACACTCTTACACAGAACATATAGAAGATTATACAAAACAAGCCGATATCGTGATAACAGCACTGGGCGACCCGAATTTTCTGAAAGGAGAGATGATTAAGCAAGGAGCAGTGATTGTGGATGTTGGCATCACAAGAGTAGATGATGATTCGGAAAAAGGATATCATCTCGCAGGTGATGTTGATTTTGACAGCTGCGCAGAAAAAGCAAGCTGGATCACTCCGGTTCCTGGCGGAGTGGGTCCAATGACGCGCGCAATGCTGATGAAAAATACTATTATCGCTTATAAAACCTCGGTTTATAATGACTAAAGAACAAGAAGAATTACTATTAAAACAAGGTAAAATGCTCCCGGTGATGGAGCATTTTTACACTATTCAAGGGGAGGGATTTCACGCCGGGAAAGCGGCCTATTTCATCCGCTTGGGCGGCTGCGACGTAGGCTGTCACTGGTGCGACGTGAAGGAAAGCTGGGATCCAAAACTCCACCCATTGATGGATGCCACAGAGATAGCGGAAACGGCAGCAAAACATTGTAAAACCATTGTTCTGACCGGTGGCGAACCACTAATGTGGAATCTGGAAATACTTACATCCCGGTTAAAAGAATTAGGTTGTACCATTCATATCGAAACATCTGGCGCATATCCTATGAGCGGTCATCTGGACTGGATCACTCTCTCGCCGAAGAAAACAGGACTTCCATTGGAAGATATCTATAAAGTTGCCAGTGAACTGAAAATGATTATTTTCAACAATAATGATTTCAAATTTGCTCAGGAGCAGCAGGCTAAAACGAATGATAACTGCGTACTGTATCTCCAAAGCGAATGGAGCAAACGCGATGTGATGTATCCTAAAATTACAGATTTTATTCTTGAAAATCCGGAATGGAGGTCTTCTATCCAAACGCATAAATATCTAAATATTCCTTAAATTCGGAAGTTTATGCAGCGACTAAGATATTCTAGATATTTCAAATCCTTCGTGATCCTACTAGATATGATTCTGGTAGCTTCAGTTTTCGTTTCATATTACCGAAGGAATTTTGAAATCAAATATGATTCGGAGTCTCTGGAGCAAAACATACTTTCTGTTTTATTATTATGTTTTTTCTGGCTTTTACTTAGCGCAAGGACAAGATTATATCACATTCCTAGAAATATTACCTATACCATATATCTGGAGAGAATCATTATCCATGTTTTTTTCTTTTTTATTGGGGTGGTTCTGCTGGGAAAAGTCAGCAATAATGATTTCCTGAAAACGGAACGTTTCTATCTGGCGATTATCTTGGCATTAATTGTAATTCCTATAAAAACACTGATATTTTTTCTTTTGAAATATATCCGGAGTATCGGGAAAAATCACAGGAATGTTATGTTTATCGCAGAAACGGCATCTACCAATGTTCTTCGAGACATCATAAGCGAGAGAAAAGATTTCGGTTTCAGAATATATGATTACTCAGGAAATATTAATCTGGAGTATATTGCGAAATTTTGGAAAGACAATGGCATACATACCGTTTTTATCCCATCAGAACATACATTGGAAAAGAGTTTCGAAGAAGCGCTTTTTCATCAGGCAGAACTTAATAAAGTGAAAATTTCCTTGGTTCCGAATACTGTACAGAATGATTTCTTTGAGTTTGAATACAATTACATCGGAACTGCTCCGGTTCTTACACAAACAAAATATCCGTTAGATATTTTTACCAATTTTGTTGTTAAAAGGCTTTTCGACATTGTTTTTTCTTTATTAGTGCTTATTTGTATCTGCAGCTGGCTATTTCCGATTATTATATTACTTATAAAATTGGATGGATCCAAAGGCTCTCCCTTTTTCATTCAGGAACGATATGGTTATCATGATAAGGTTTTCAAGTGCCTCAAATTCAGAACAATGAAAGTCAATATTCTGTCATCTAAAAAAACGACCGATCAAAATGATCCAAGAATTACCGAGATTGGCAAATTTCTTAGAAAAACAAGTCTAGATGAGATGCCACAATTTATCAATGTTTTATTAGGAAATATGTCTGTTGTTGGGCCTCGGCCACATATGCTTTTGGTGGATGATTTTTACAAGCCGAAGATCAGCAGATACAGTTTGAGAAGTATGGTAAAACCAGGTATTACCGGCCTTGCGCAGGTAAGCGGACTACGGGGCGACGCAGGTGATATGAACATCGGGATGAAAAAAAGAATACTTGCAGATTCTTTTTATGTCCGTAATTGGAGTTTTAGTATGGATATTGTAATCATCTTCAAAACCATTTTTCTGATAATTATCGGCGATAAAAAAGCGCATTGATTGTTAGAAAAAAAACCTAATTTAGCTTTATGTTAAAACGACTATTTGAATCCGTAGGAGAATATTTTCTATTGTTGGGAAAAGTCCTAACCAAGCCTCAGAAAAGAAATGTATATCTCAAGCTGCTGGTAAGAGAATTTTATGACCTCGGCGTCAATTCCTTTGGATTGGTATTATTTACATCTTTTTTCGTAGGGGCGGTTGTTGCTATACAGATGTTTAATAACTTCAGCGCATCATCTTTTCCTATCCCTAACAGTTTTATTGGTTACGCAACCAAAGTGGTGTTGATTTTGGAGTTCTCACCTACCATTATTTCTGTGATACTTGCCGGAAAAGTTGGTTCCTACATCGCTTCGAGCATTGGGACAATGAGGGTTACAGAGCAGATCGATGCTTTAGACATTATGGGCGTCAATTCTCCCAATTTTCTTATTTTGCCAAAAATTATAGCCAGTGTGATATTTAATCCACTGCTCATTGCAATCAGTATTGCAGTAGGAATCTGGGGCGGATATATTGCCGGAATCGCAACTGGAAATTGGACAAAAGCAGATTATATAACAGGTATCCAGATGTATATGCCATCTTATTTTATCTGGTACGCTTTTCTGAAAACAGCTGCATTTGCATTTCTAATAGCTACAATTCCTGCTTATTTCGGTTATAATGTAAAGGGCGGATCTTTGGAAGTTGGACGTGCCAGCACACAAGCTGTAGTATGGACTATGGTTTCTGTAATTATAATGGATCTATTACTAACCCAAATGTTGTTAAGCTGATGATAGAAGTTAAAGATTTAAGAAAAAGTTTTGATGGGGTAGAAGTTCTGAAAGGTATTTCCACAACATTTGATACCGGCAAAGTAAACTTGGTAATCGGGCAAAGCGGATCCGGAAAAACAGTATTTCTCAAGTGCCTGCTGAATGTTTTCGAGCCATCCAGCGGAGGCATTCTCTTTGATGGAAGAGATATTGTACAGATGTCCCGAGATGACAAACAGGCCTTGCGCGCAGAGATTGGAACCGTTTTTCAGGGAAGTGCGCTTTTCGATTCCATGACTGTTGAAGAAAACATCAGTTTCCCTCTAGATATGTTTACCAATCTTACTTACCGAGAAAAGAAACGAAAAGTTTTGGAAGTAATAGGTCGTGTCAATCTTCAGAATGCGAATAAAAAATTCCCTTCAGAAATCTCCGGGGGAATGCAGAAAAGGGTTGCCATAGCAAGAGCTATTGTTAATAATCCAAAGTATCTGTTCTGCGATGAACCTAATTCGGGCTTAGATCCTTACACATCTAATGTAATTGATGATCTTTTGCTGGAAATCACCAAAGAATATAACACCACTACTATTATCAACACTCACGATATGAATTCCGTGATGACGATTGGGGAAAAGATTCTCTATCTGCGATTGGGCATAAAAGAATGGGAAGGCAATAAAGATATATTAGCAACAGCAAAAAATAAGAACCTTTTGGATTTTGTTTACTCTTCAGAGCTATTTAAGCAATTGAGAGAATTTATGCTTGAGAATGACCAGACAAGTCTCACGCATAATAACAACACCGAAAAAAAGGAAAAATAAATTCACTAATTTTAAATTAAAATCAATTGAAAATGAATAAAAAACTGATCAGTGCAATGACCTTATTCCTAGGAATGATGGCTTATTCACAAGTTACGGTAGGATTGAGAACCAATGCTTTAATAAACACTTCATCTGCAAGCTGGGAAAATTTTAAAGGCGCTGTTAATACTGCTGTTGATTCAAAAGGTGATAATGCAACAGGATTCAATGTTGGATTGGCTTTTAAAGTAGATTTACCTGCAAGTGGGTGGTTTGTAATGCCAGAAGTATATTACACATCTTTCAAAAATACGGTAGAAACTACTGGCGATGTAGAACTAGAAGCCAAAAGCAATAGAATTGATGTTCCTGTTTTAGTTGGACATAACTTTTTACTTGGAAAATTAGCTGCTTTTGTAGGACCAGTTGCTTCATATAATTTATCAAAAGACAATACTTTTGGAGACTTCAAGGAAAATGGAACTAAAGAATTTACTGTAGGATACCAATTTGGAGCGCAAGCAACGTTATCTAAATTTGTTGTCAATGCAAGATATGAAGGAGCTTTTTCTAAAGATTCTCGAAAATTCATTAACGCAGGTGCTGGAGTTGCAGGAAGCGAGACAGAAATCAGATATGATAATAGACCTAGTATGTTTATCCTCGGTATCGGTTATAATTTCAAATAATTGCAACTCAGAAAATATGAGAAGGCTGGAAATCACTTTCCAGCCTTCTTCATATATAGACCTTAAAAATTCACAAAAATTACATTCTTTTAAGAAATCATTTTTGTAATACGAAAATATGCGCTTTTATTCAACAATTGTTTAACATAATAAACAAAAAATTGAACAATATTAACATGTTTTTTTATTTTTGTTTTAAAAGAACATTAACTTGAATGAAGGTTATACTCGAACATATTTCACCAGACGAAAACAGTTCATTTCGTGTGCTGCATATCAAAGAAGTTCCCATTTCTGAACTCAACTGGCAATATCATTATCATTCTGAGATTGAGATTGTTTGCGTTTTGCATGGAAAAGGAACTAGACACGTAGGCTATCATAAAAGTCATTTTGAAGACGGGGCATTGGCTCTAATAGGATCTAATATTCCGCATTCTGGTTTTGGGCTCAATGCTACAGATCCGCACGAAGAAATCGTAATACAATTCAAGGAAGACATCCTTTCCCTACCAGAAGGAGAACCGGATTCTAATGCTGTGAGAAAGCTGTTGGAAATCTCAAGGTACGGTGTGCTTTTTTCCTCACAAGTAAAAAAACAACTCATTCCAAAACTTGAATTGATCGCTAAATCTGCGGGCTATAAAAGGTATTTACTCCTGTTAGAAATCCTTTTTGAACTATCAAAAACGGAAGATTTTGAATTAATGAATACCGAAGTGATGCCTTACACTATTGTATCTAGAAATAGAAATCGTTTGGAAGCTGTATTTACATACGTAGAAAACGGTTACCAGAACGAAATTGATATTATGCAGGCCGCACATCTTGCTAATCTCACGAAACCCGCATTTTGTAATTTTTTCAAAAAAGCCACATCGCTCACCTTTGTAGAGTTTGTTAATAGATACAGAATAGACAAAGCTTGCATATTGCTTTCTCAAGAAAAAAGCATAGCAGAAAGCTGCTATGCTACAGGTTTTAATAATATTACTTATTTCAATAAGATTTTCAAAAAATATACAAACACTACGCCTGGACAATTTATAAAAAACTTATAGCCTTTTTAATAAGTTTTGGTAATATTGGTTTGCACTTTCTCTTTTTCAAGTTCAGCTTTCTCCTTCTGAAGTTGCTTTAATTCGCGTCTGATCTGTGCGTCTTTTACAGCACTGCCTTTGCTAATATATCCTACTAATCCACCTATAATAAGACCGATTCCAATCCCACAAAGTGATCCATAAACCACACGGAGATCTACCGCCATATCATTCAGGTAAAAAAGAAGACCTCCCAAACCGAATAAAATAATGCCTATAATTATTAAACTTTTCATAATTGTGTTTTTATTTTAATTAAGAAAAAAGCTTAAAGTTTACCGCCTGCCGCTTTGTAATATTGCAAAGCTTTTGGCATATCGGCATTCAAATCAGCAATTCTATTAGCAGGACTAGGGTGGGTAGATAAAAATTCTGGTTGCCTAGTACCTTTAGAAGAAGCTTCCATTCTCTGCCAGAAAGAAACTGCAGTTCTAGGATCATAACCGGCCATAGCCATTATCTGAAGCCCCATTTCATCTGCTTCAGACTCTTGTTTTCGTCCGTAAGCTAGAAGACCTACTTGCGCTCCAATTGGATACACTTTTTCGAAAACACCAGCCCATTGACTGTTAGATATTGTCCCTCCAAGAAGGCTGCCACCATATTGAGCTAACATGGCTTGAGAAATTCTCTCGTTTCCATGACCAGCTAACGCGTGGGAAACTTCATGTCCCATCACTACTGCCACACCATTATCATCTTTACAGACAGGCATTATCCCGGTATAAAATGCAACTTTACCGCCAGGCATACACCAAGCATTCAACTGAGAATCTTGAATTAAATTAAATTCCCAATTGTAACCTGATAGTGCAGATTCGCGACCTATACTTTTATAATATGAGTAAGCCGCGTTTTTAATTCTGGCACCCACATTTTTAATCCGGTTTGCGTCTGCAGTTCCTGTAATTACTTTC is from Epilithonimonas vandammei and encodes:
- a CDS encoding lipopolysaccharide assembly protein LapA domain-containing protein; protein product: MKSLIIIGIILFGLGGLLFYLNDMAVDLRVVYGSLCGIGIGLIIGGLVGYISKGSAVKDAQIRRELKQLQKEKAELEKEKVQTNITKTY
- a CDS encoding exopolysaccharide biosynthesis polyprenyl glycosylphosphotransferase — its product is MQRLRYSRYFKSFVILLDMILVASVFVSYYRRNFEIKYDSESLEQNILSVLLLCFFWLLLSARTRLYHIPRNITYTIYLERIIIHVFFFFIGVVLLGKVSNNDFLKTERFYLAIILALIVIPIKTLIFFLLKYIRSIGKNHRNVMFIAETASTNVLRDIISERKDFGFRIYDYSGNINLEYIAKFWKDNGIHTVFIPSEHTLEKSFEEALFHQAELNKVKISLVPNTVQNDFFEFEYNYIGTAPVLTQTKYPLDIFTNFVVKRLFDIVFSLLVLICICSWLFPIIILLIKLDGSKGSPFFIQERYGYHDKVFKCLKFRTMKVNILSSKKTTDQNDPRITEIGKFLRKTSLDEMPQFINVLLGNMSVVGPRPHMLLVDDFYKPKISRYSLRSMVKPGITGLAQVSGLRGDAGDMNIGMKKRILADSFYVRNWSFSMDIVIIFKTIFLIIIGDKKAH
- a CDS encoding MlaE family ABC transporter permease — translated: MLKRLFESVGEYFLLLGKVLTKPQKRNVYLKLLVREFYDLGVNSFGLVLFTSFFVGAVVAIQMFNNFSASSFPIPNSFIGYATKVVLILEFSPTIISVILAGKVGSYIASSIGTMRVTEQIDALDIMGVNSPNFLILPKIIASVIFNPLLIAISIAVGIWGGYIAGIATGNWTKADYITGIQMYMPSYFIWYAFLKTAAFAFLIATIPAYFGYNVKGGSLEVGRASTQAVVWTMVSVIIMDLLLTQMLLS
- a CDS encoding ABC transporter ATP-binding protein, yielding MIEVKDLRKSFDGVEVLKGISTTFDTGKVNLVIGQSGSGKTVFLKCLLNVFEPSSGGILFDGRDIVQMSRDDKQALRAEIGTVFQGSALFDSMTVEENISFPLDMFTNLTYREKKRKVLEVIGRVNLQNANKKFPSEISGGMQKRVAIARAIVNNPKYLFCDEPNSGLDPYTSNVIDDLLLEITKEYNTTTIINTHDMNSVMTIGEKILYLRLGIKEWEGNKDILATAKNKNLLDFVYSSELFKQLREFMLENDQTSLTHNNNTEKKEK
- a CDS encoding 7-carboxy-7-deazaguanine synthase QueE, which translates into the protein MTKEQEELLLKQGKMLPVMEHFYTIQGEGFHAGKAAYFIRLGGCDVGCHWCDVKESWDPKLHPLMDATEIAETAAKHCKTIVLTGGEPLMWNLEILTSRLKELGCTIHIETSGAYPMSGHLDWITLSPKKTGLPLEDIYKVASELKMIIFNNNDFKFAQEQQAKTNDNCVLYLQSEWSKRDVMYPKITDFILENPEWRSSIQTHKYLNIP
- a CDS encoding outer membrane beta-barrel protein, yielding MNKKLISAMTLFLGMMAYSQVTVGLRTNALINTSSASWENFKGAVNTAVDSKGDNATGFNVGLAFKVDLPASGWFVMPEVYYTSFKNTVETTGDVELEAKSNRIDVPVLVGHNFLLGKLAAFVGPVASYNLSKDNTFGDFKENGTKEFTVGYQFGAQATLSKFVVNARYEGAFSKDSRKFINAGAGVAGSETEIRYDNRPSMFILGIGYNFK
- a CDS encoding M48 family metallopeptidase, which gives rise to MKIFKISSYVLGALGLVACVTNPITGRSSIQIANDSEIATAAASEYRTTLSKAKVITGTADANRIKNVGARIKNAAYSYYKSIGRESALSGYNWEFNLIQDSQLNAWCMPGGKVAFYTGIMPVCKDDNGVAVVMGHEVSHALAGHGNERISQAMLAQYGGSLLGGTISNSQWAGVFEKVYPIGAQVGLLAYGRKQESEADEMGLQIMAMAGYDPRTAVSFWQRMEASSKGTRQPEFLSTHPSPANRIADLNADMPKALQYYKAAGGKL
- the pgi gene encoding glucose-6-phosphate isomerase → MLPKINPIQTKAWKALDQHFANHDFELRSLFQYNPNRFNEFSVQTDSYLFDFSKNLIDSKTLDLLLDLAEEVKLKEAIEKMFSGDKINETEGRAVLHTALRDFSDKQILVDGDNVKPAIKKVLDHMKSFSESVISGVHKGFTGKEIADVVNVGIGGSDLGPVMVCSALKHFKTRLNVHFVSNVDGNHLAEVVKNLNPETTLFIIASKTFTTQETMTNANSAKKWFLKSGATNEDVAKHFVALSTNIEAVKKFGIAETNIFEFWDWVGGRYSLWSAIGLSIVLSVGYENFEQLLRGAYDTDTHFQTKDFRDNIPVLMGLLGIWYRNFYAAGTYAILPYSQYLDRFAAYLQQCDMESNGKSVDRNGQFVEYETGPIIWGEPGTNGQHAFYQLIHQGTELIPADFIAYAKSPNDVGEHQDILLANYFAQTEALAFGKTEDEVFAELKSSGKTEEEIEKLLNYKIFSGNTPTNSFLFKELTPFSLGQLIALYEHKIFVQGVIWNIFSFDQFGVELGKVLAGKILPELEADGNIETHDSSTNGLINYYKSNR
- a CDS encoding bifunctional 5,10-methylenetetrahydrofolate dehydrogenase/5,10-methenyltetrahydrofolate cyclohydrolase, which gives rise to MAKILDGLKVSKEVKAEIKQEVEKILANKRRAPHLVAILVGNNGASKAYVNSKVKDCEEVGFSSTLIKFPSTVSEAELLEKIDELNKSKDVDGFIVQLPLPKQIDQEKIIMAIDPRKDVDGFHPENFGKMALEMDTFLPATPFGILTLLERYNIETKGKNCVIIGRSRIVGKPMSILMGRKDFPGNSTVTLTHSYTEHIEDYTKQADIVITALGDPNFLKGEMIKQGAVIVDVGITRVDDDSEKGYHLAGDVDFDSCAEKASWITPVPGGVGPMTRAMLMKNTIIAYKTSVYND
- a CDS encoding AraC family transcriptional regulator; this encodes MKVILEHISPDENSSFRVLHIKEVPISELNWQYHYHSEIEIVCVLHGKGTRHVGYHKSHFEDGALALIGSNIPHSGFGLNATDPHEEIVIQFKEDILSLPEGEPDSNAVRKLLEISRYGVLFSSQVKKQLIPKLELIAKSAGYKRYLLLLEILFELSKTEDFELMNTEVMPYTIVSRNRNRLEAVFTYVENGYQNEIDIMQAAHLANLTKPAFCNFFKKATSLTFVEFVNRYRIDKACILLSQEKSIAESCYATGFNNITYFNKIFKKYTNTTPGQFIKNL